The following coding sequences are from one Haploplasma axanthum window:
- a CDS encoding winged helix-turn-helix domain-containing protein: MSLNEFFNPTPLYKEYLVLDLIDKDKNITQREISKTVGISLSMVNQYLDEYENKGYIIREYKSTKVVKYLITEKGKERKRVLNIGYLSATQRLYKSAKEETTTFINQIIEKGFKNIIFYGAGEVAEIFLQTINDNNSIPINVVGVVDDDLSKVGKKIVNTTIKDNSIVNNIKHDGVLIASYTNHDQIYKKLISLGYPKNKILYFFNETKSEE; encoded by the coding sequence ATGTCTTTAAATGAATTTTTTAATCCTACTCCACTATATAAGGAGTATTTAGTACTTGATTTAATCGATAAAGATAAAAACATCACTCAACGTGAGATTAGTAAAACGGTTGGTATCTCATTATCAATGGTTAATCAATACTTAGATGAGTATGAGAACAAGGGATATATTATAAGAGAATATAAATCAACAAAGGTTGTTAAATATTTAATAACAGAAAAAGGTAAAGAAAGAAAAAGAGTTTTGAATATTGGATATTTAAGTGCTACTCAAAGATTATATAAATCTGCAAAAGAAGAAACAACAACATTTATAAATCAAATAATAGAAAAAGGATTTAAAAATATTATCTTTTATGGTGCTGGAGAAGTAGCTGAAATATTCTTACAAACTATTAATGACAATAATTCTATACCGATTAACGTTGTTGGTGTTGTTGATGACGATTTATCGAAAGTTGGAAAGAAAATAGTTAATACTACTATCAAAGATAATAGTATTGTTAATAACATTAAACATGATGGTGTGCTAATAGCAAGCTATACTAATCATGATCAAATATATAAGAAACTTATCAGTTTAGGATATCCTAAAAACAAAATATTATATTTCTTTAATGAAACAAAGAGTGAGGAATAG
- a CDS encoding sugar transferase, producing MYLFIKKILDHLIAFIGFIVLLPIFLILIILIKLDSKGPVFFKQRRVGKNKKLFNILKFRTMRIDTPKDTPTHLLENPDQWITKMGKFLRKTSLDELPQIINILKGDMSIVGPRPALWNQSDLIEERDKYNVHDLYPGLTGYAQIKGRDELPIKEKAKLDGYYRNHVGLWLDIKIFFGTIVSVFKSDGVVEGGTGTLEKKELDKPKEDE from the coding sequence ATGTACTTATTTATAAAAAAAATACTTGATCATTTAATTGCTTTTATAGGTTTTATTGTATTATTACCAATTTTTTTAATATTAATAATTCTTATTAAATTAGATTCTAAAGGACCAGTTTTCTTTAAACAAAGAAGAGTTGGTAAAAATAAAAAACTTTTCAATATTCTAAAATTTAGAACAATGAGAATAGATACACCAAAAGATACACCAACACATCTTTTAGAGAACCCCGATCAATGGATAACAAAGATGGGTAAATTTTTAAGAAAAACAAGTTTAGATGAACTACCACAAATAATCAATATTCTAAAAGGCGATATGTCAATTGTTGGTCCAAGACCGGCATTATGGAATCAATCCGATTTAATCGAAGAACGTGATAAATATAATGTCCATGATTTGTACCCAGGATTAACAGGATATGCACAGATTAAAGGTAGAGATGAATTGCCAATTAAAGAAAAAGCTAAATTAGATGGTTACTATAGAAATCATGTTGGATTATGGTTAGATATAAAAATATTTTTTGGAACAATAGTAAGTGTATTTAAATCAGATGGTGTAGTTGAAGGTGGAACAGGAACTTTAGAAAAAAAAGAACTTGATAAGCCAAAAGAGGATGAGTAA
- a CDS encoding NAD-dependent epimerase/dehydratase family protein has protein sequence MKKVLITGANSYIGTNVEKWLLKDKEKYQVETLDMKDPNWKNFDFSKFDVVFHVAGIAHVSKDKKLDDLYYKVNRDLAIETALKAKQSKVKQFIFMSSMIIYGKDNKIGKYNHVNVNNYNPINAYGQSKLDADLEIQKLNDSSFLTSIIRTPVVYGPGAKGNFPRLQKLALKLPIIPNINNQRSMIYIDNLANFVKILIDKKLEGVFYPQNEKYLSTFEIMKQTKLSVGKKVRSTKLFNWLIKLFSIFIPTVNKVYGNKTYDIGLANHDLNYVVVNNEESIIKTAVQQRNQ, from the coding sequence ATGAAGAAAGTATTGATTACAGGGGCAAATAGTTATATTGGAACAAATGTTGAAAAATGGCTCTTAAAAGATAAAGAAAAATATCAAGTTGAAACATTAGATATGAAAGATCCTAATTGGAAGAATTTTGATTTTAGTAAGTTTGATGTTGTGTTTCATGTAGCAGGAATTGCTCATGTTTCAAAGGATAAGAAGTTAGATGATTTATATTATAAAGTTAATCGTGATTTAGCAATTGAAACTGCTCTAAAAGCAAAACAATCAAAAGTTAAACAATTTATTTTTATGAGTAGTATGATTATTTATGGTAAAGATAATAAGATTGGTAAATATAATCATGTAAATGTTAACAATTATAATCCGATAAATGCTTATGGACAAAGTAAACTTGATGCTGATTTAGAAATTCAAAAATTAAATGATAGTTCTTTTCTTACAAGTATTATTAGAACGCCTGTTGTCTATGGGCCTGGAGCTAAAGGAAATTTTCCTAGACTACAAAAACTTGCTTTAAAGTTACCAATTATACCAAATATAAATAACCAAAGAAGTATGATATATATTGATAACTTAGCTAATTTTGTAAAGATATTGATAGATAAAAAATTAGAAGGTGTTTTTTATCCGCAAAACGAAAAATATTTATCTACATTTGAAATAATGAAACAAACAAAACTTTCAGTAGGTAAAAAAGTGCGAAGTACTAAACTATTTAATTGGTTGATAAAATTATTTTCAATCTTTATTCCAACAGTTAATAAAGTGTATGGCAATAAAACATATGACATTGGATTAGCAAATCATGATTTGAATTACGTAGTTGTTAATAACGAAGAATCAATTATAAAAACAGCAGTTCAACAAAGGAATCAATAA
- a CDS encoding glycosyltransferase family 4 protein, whose amino-acid sequence MGKHILVISQYFYPENFRINDMCIEWVKRGYKVTVVTGIPNYPQGKFYKGYGLFKKRKEIYKGVEIVRLPIFSRGKGKIKLALNYFSFVLSGWFWKVFTKIKPDLVFIFEVSPMTQALPGVWLANRRKIPCYLYVQDLWPENLQIVGGINNKHILKRVGKMVDKIYSKSTKILVTSNSFKDSIEKRGVNPEKVVYWPQYAEDFYIPSEKAKERSEVFKVIFTGNIGKAQGLEILPKVSKKLKENGYEEKIKFIIVGDGRNKESLVLDIETQNVESMFEFLGHRKPAEIPNLLYEADTAFLSFSDNELFKMTLPAKLQTYMACGKPILAVASGETENIINEAVCGFVSKPADIDALYDNIIKMMNLKHSDLEKLSINASEFAKKSFDKKDLMDKFDEYIYEGVL is encoded by the coding sequence ATGGGAAAGCATATACTTGTTATATCACAATACTTTTATCCTGAAAACTTTAGAATTAATGATATGTGTATAGAATGGGTTAAAAGAGGATACAAAGTTACAGTTGTTACTGGAATTCCCAATTACCCTCAAGGAAAATTTTATAAAGGATATGGATTATTCAAGAAAAGAAAAGAAATATATAAAGGCGTTGAAATAGTAAGATTACCGATATTCTCAAGAGGAAAAGGAAAAATAAAACTAGCGTTGAATTATTTTTCATTTGTATTATCAGGATGGTTTTGGAAGGTATTTACTAAGATAAAACCGGATTTAGTATTTATTTTTGAAGTATCACCAATGACTCAAGCATTACCTGGAGTATGGCTTGCTAATAGAAGAAAGATTCCTTGTTATTTATATGTTCAAGATTTATGGCCAGAAAATCTTCAAATTGTTGGAGGAATTAATAACAAACATATTTTAAAACGTGTTGGTAAAATGGTTGATAAAATCTATAGTAAGTCTACTAAAATTTTGGTAACATCAAATAGTTTTAAAGATTCAATTGAAAAACGTGGTGTTAATCCAGAGAAAGTTGTTTATTGGCCACAGTATGCTGAGGATTTCTATATTCCAAGTGAAAAAGCAAAGGAAAGAAGTGAAGTTTTCAAAGTTATTTTTACAGGAAATATAGGTAAAGCACAAGGATTAGAAATACTTCCAAAAGTATCAAAGAAACTTAAGGAAAATGGCTATGAGGAAAAGATTAAGTTTATAATTGTTGGTGATGGGCGAAATAAAGAAAGCTTAGTTTTAGATATTGAGACTCAAAACGTTGAAAGTATGTTTGAATTTCTTGGGCATAGAAAACCAGCTGAAATACCCAACTTACTTTATGAAGCTGATACGGCATTCTTAAGCTTTAGTGATAATGAACTTTTCAAAATGACTTTACCAGCTAAGTTGCAAACATATATGGCATGTGGCAAGCCTATTCTTGCAGTTGCCTCTGGAGAAACAGAAAATATTATTAATGAAGCGGTTTGCGGTTTTGTGTCTAAACCAGCTGATATTGATGCATTATACGATAATATTATTAAAATGATGAATTTAAAACATTCTGATTTAGAAAAACTATCAATTAATGCAAGTGAATTTGCTAAAAAAAGTTTTGATAAAAAAGATTTAATGGACAAATTTGATGAATATATATATGAAGGAGTATTATGA
- a CDS encoding polysaccharide biosynthesis protein, translating into MFKNKILVITGGTGSFGNAVVERFLSTDIKEIRVVSRDEKKQEDMRKHYNNDKLKFYIGDVRDYNSIEGAFIGADYVFHAAALKQVPSCEFYPIEAVKTNILGSDNVITACIKNSVKKAIFLSTDKAAYPINAMGMSKAMMEKNVIARSRQLRDGDTILCLTRYGNVMASRGSVIPLFLDQIKEGKPITITNPEMTRFMMTLEDAVDLVLYAFEHGEQGDLFVQKAPAATIDVLAKAVLELKNAETQPVYIGTRHGEKLYEVLVTQEEMVKAIDLPGFFKIPADNRNLNYDKFITKGIEEIKEVESYHSHNTGRLDVEGMKKLLMKLDLFK; encoded by the coding sequence ATGTTTAAAAATAAAATATTAGTTATAACTGGTGGAACAGGATCATTTGGTAATGCAGTTGTTGAAAGATTTTTATCAACAGATATTAAAGAAATCAGAGTTGTTTCACGAGATGAAAAGAAACAAGAAGATATGAGAAAGCATTATAATAATGATAAACTTAAATTTTACATAGGAGATGTTAGAGATTATAATTCTATTGAAGGTGCTTTTATAGGTGCTGATTATGTTTTTCACGCAGCAGCATTAAAACAAGTTCCTTCGTGTGAGTTTTATCCTATTGAAGCAGTTAAAACAAACATATTAGGAAGTGACAATGTTATAACTGCATGTATAAAAAATTCAGTTAAGAAAGCAATATTCCTATCAACTGATAAAGCTGCATACCCGATAAATGCAATGGGAATGAGTAAAGCGATGATGGAAAAGAATGTTATTGCAAGATCTAGACAATTAAGAGATGGAGATACAATATTGTGTTTAACGAGATATGGTAATGTAATGGCATCTCGTGGATCAGTTATTCCATTATTCTTAGATCAAATTAAAGAAGGAAAACCAATTACTATTACTAATCCCGAAATGACAAGATTTATGATGACTCTTGAAGATGCAGTTGATTTAGTTTTATATGCATTTGAACATGGAGAACAAGGTGATTTATTTGTTCAAAAAGCACCTGCTGCAACAATTGATGTTCTTGCAAAAGCAGTTTTAGAATTGAAAAATGCTGAAACGCAACCTGTTTATATTGGAACAAGACATGGTGAAAAACTGTATGAAGTTTTAGTTACACAGGAAGAAATGGTAAAAGCAATTGATCTTCCAGGATTCTTTAAAATTCCAGCAGATAATAGAAACTTAAACTATGATAAGTTTATTACAAAAGGAATTGAAGAAATAAAGGAAGTTGAATCTTATCATTCACATAATACAGGAAGATTAGATGTTGAAGGCATGAAAAAATTGTTGATGAAGTTAGATTTATTTAAATAG
- a CDS encoding capsular polysaccharide biosynthesis protein CapF produces the protein MRILVTGAKGFIGKNLIAELKNRGYNEIYEYDLDSSINDLEYYAKNCEFVFHLAGVNRPKDIKEFAEGNFGFTSLLLENLKRHDNKSPIMLSSSIQAELDNPYGKSKKAGEDLLINYGMKNDIDVYVYRFPNVFGKWCRPNYNSVIATFSYNIANNKEITINDPNVVLNLVYIDDVVNNLIGLLNGQSSSNKNEFCQVSPVYEKKLGEIANLLYSFKESRKNKNISNMADEFTKKLYSNYLTYLPNDGFSYDLKMNVDNRGSFTEFVKTPDRGQVSVNISKPGITKGNHWHHSKNEKFLVVSGTGVIRFRKIDEEKVYEYYVSGEKLEVVDIPPGYTHNIENLGNNDMVTIMWANESFDPDNPDTYYVEV, from the coding sequence ATGAGAATATTAGTTACTGGGGCAAAAGGGTTTATTGGAAAAAATCTGATTGCTGAACTTAAAAATCGTGGATATAATGAAATTTATGAATATGATCTTGATTCAAGTATTAACGATTTAGAATACTACGCTAAAAATTGTGAATTTGTATTCCATTTAGCAGGCGTAAACAGACCTAAAGATATAAAAGAGTTTGCTGAAGGTAATTTTGGTTTTACATCACTTCTTTTAGAAAACTTAAAAAGACATGACAATAAATCTCCAATTATGTTGTCATCTTCAATACAAGCTGAGTTAGATAATCCTTATGGGAAAAGTAAAAAAGCTGGTGAAGATTTATTAATTAATTATGGAATGAAAAATGATATTGATGTATATGTGTATAGATTTCCTAACGTTTTTGGAAAATGGTGTAGACCAAACTATAATAGTGTAATAGCAACTTTTTCATATAATATAGCGAATAATAAAGAAATTACCATAAATGATCCGAACGTTGTTTTAAATTTAGTATATATTGATGATGTAGTTAATAATCTGATAGGGTTATTAAATGGGCAAAGTAGTTCAAATAAAAATGAGTTTTGTCAAGTGTCACCAGTTTATGAGAAAAAACTAGGAGAGATAGCAAATCTTCTTTATTCTTTTAAAGAAAGCAGAAAGAATAAAAATATATCTAATATGGCTGATGAATTTACTAAGAAATTATATTCAAATTATCTAACATATTTACCAAATGATGGGTTTTCATATGATCTAAAGATGAATGTTGATAATAGGGGATCATTTACAGAGTTTGTTAAAACTCCAGATAGAGGACAAGTATCTGTAAATATATCAAAACCGGGTATTACTAAAGGTAATCATTGGCATCACAGTAAAAACGAAAAGTTTTTAGTTGTTAGTGGTACAGGTGTTATTAGATTCAGAAAAATTGATGAAGAAAAAGTTTATGAATATTATGTAAGTGGTGAAAAATTAGAAGTTGTTGATATTCCACCAGGATATACGCATAATATTGAAAATTTAGGAAATAATGATATGGTAACTATTATGTGGGCAAATGAATCATTTGATCCAGATAATCCAGATACTTATTATGTGGAGGTATAA
- the wecB gene encoding non-hydrolyzing UDP-N-acetylglucosamine 2-epimerase, producing MKKLKVMTVVGTRPEIIRLSAVIKKLNESEAIEHILVHTGQNYDYELNEVFFEDFNLDKPKYFLNAATGTAIETIGNILIKIDPILEEEKPDAFLVLGDTNSCLAAIAAKRRHIPIFHMEAGNRCFDQRVPEETNRKIVDHISDINMPYSTIARDYLIKEGIPADRVIKTGSPMFEVLNNKKKEIENSKILEKLGLKSKQYFLVSAHREENISSDNFIKLVNVLNSIAEIYKLPIIISTHPRTRKMIEAKGIKFNPLVQTLKPLGFIDYNKLQVESKTVLSDSGTISEESSILNFDALNIREAHERPEAMEETSVMMVGVNQERILQGLKVLETRNKIHRNVYDYSMPNVSDKVLEIIVSYVDYINSKVWNKK from the coding sequence ATGAAAAAACTTAAAGTTATGACAGTGGTTGGTACTAGACCAGAAATAATAAGATTATCTGCTGTAATAAAAAAATTAAATGAATCCGAAGCGATTGAACATATTTTGGTTCATACTGGACAAAATTATGATTATGAGCTAAACGAAGTTTTCTTTGAAGACTTCAATTTGGATAAACCAAAATATTTTTTAAATGCAGCAACTGGAACTGCAATTGAAACAATCGGAAATATTCTAATAAAAATTGATCCAATATTAGAAGAAGAAAAACCAGATGCATTTTTAGTTCTTGGTGATACTAATAGTTGTTTAGCTGCAATTGCTGCAAAACGTCGACATATCCCTATATTTCATATGGAAGCAGGAAATAGATGTTTTGATCAACGTGTTCCAGAAGAAACTAATAGAAAGATAGTTGACCATATTTCTGATATCAATATGCCTTATAGTACAATAGCCAGAGATTATTTAATAAAAGAAGGTATTCCTGCAGATAGAGTGATTAAAACTGGAAGTCCAATGTTTGAAGTTTTAAATAATAAGAAAAAAGAAATTGAAAATTCAAAAATCCTTGAAAAACTAGGTTTAAAGTCAAAACAATATTTTTTAGTTTCTGCACATAGAGAAGAAAACATCAGTTCAGATAACTTTATAAAACTTGTTAATGTTTTAAATTCAATTGCAGAAATATACAAACTTCCAATAATAATCTCAACACATCCAAGAACAAGAAAAATGATTGAAGCAAAGGGGATAAAATTTAATCCTTTAGTTCAAACATTAAAACCACTTGGATTTATTGACTATAATAAATTACAGGTTGAATCAAAAACAGTTTTAAGTGATTCAGGAACAATTAGTGAAGAGTCATCTATATTAAATTTTGATGCATTGAATATAAGAGAAGCACATGAAAGACCAGAGGCAATGGAAGAAACATCAGTAATGATGGTTGGTGTAAATCAAGAAAGAATCCTTCAGGGATTAAAAGTTTTAGAAACTAGAAATAAAATTCACAGAAATGTATATGATTATAGCATGCCAAATGTTTCGGATAAAGTATTGGAGATTATAGTTTCATATGTGGATTATATTAATAGCAAAGTATGGAATAAAAAATGA
- a CDS encoding glycosyltransferase: MRVLQINSVCGFGSTGKIMVDIHNLLIENGHESLMFYGRNKASGVDEKYAKRFNSKLDILYHTFLTRFFDKHGFGSKRSTRKMIKEIEKFNPDIIHIHNIHGYYLNIELLFNYFKKSKRKIVWTFHDCWPFTGHCAYFDYPSEGTHWENGMHTCHTKKSYPKSSLFDREKKNMNDKKRIFSNVDDLTIVTPSNWLKDLVNQSYLKQYNALTIRNGIDLNVYKPIRSDIKEILNIKDKRIILGVASGWEERKGLHFFLELSKLISKEEIIILVGVTTKQISDLPNNIIGIQRTNSMKELAELYTAADVFVNPTLEDNYPTTNLEAQACGTKVVTFKTGGSPEGIFNSNGIVTSEKNSHELYEAIKTIFNDKDQVNVQMLAENIDKYILFKKYIDLYKRIINI; this comes from the coding sequence ATGAGAGTTTTACAAATTAATTCGGTTTGTGGGTTCGGAAGTACTGGGAAAATAATGGTAGATATTCATAATCTACTTATTGAGAATGGACATGAAAGTTTAATGTTCTATGGTAGAAATAAAGCAAGTGGTGTAGATGAAAAATACGCAAAGAGATTTAATTCAAAACTTGATATTCTTTATCATACGTTTTTAACACGTTTTTTTGACAAACATGGATTTGGATCTAAAAGATCTACAAGAAAAATGATAAAAGAAATTGAAAAGTTTAACCCTGATATTATTCATATTCATAATATTCATGGTTATTACTTGAATATTGAACTATTATTTAATTATTTTAAAAAGAGTAAGAGAAAAATAGTATGGACATTCCACGACTGTTGGCCATTTACTGGACATTGTGCGTATTTTGATTATCCATCAGAAGGTACACATTGGGAAAACGGTATGCACACATGTCACACCAAAAAATCATATCCCAAAAGTAGTCTTTTTGACCGAGAAAAAAAGAATATGAACGATAAAAAAAGAATTTTTTCAAATGTTGATGATTTAACAATTGTTACTCCATCTAACTGGTTAAAAGATTTGGTTAATCAATCATATTTGAAACAATATAATGCGTTAACAATACGAAATGGTATTGATTTAAATGTTTATAAACCAATACGAAGCGATATAAAAGAGATTTTAAATATAAAAGATAAAAGAATTATTTTAGGTGTTGCTAGTGGTTGGGAAGAGAGAAAGGGACTACATTTCTTTCTTGAACTATCTAAGCTTATTTCAAAAGAAGAAATAATTATTCTTGTTGGTGTAACTACTAAACAAATTAGTGATTTACCTAATAATATTATTGGAATTCAAAGGACAAATAGTATGAAGGAGCTTGCTGAACTTTATACTGCTGCTGATGTTTTTGTAAATCCAACACTTGAGGATAATTATCCAACTACAAATCTCGAAGCACAAGCATGTGGAACAAAAGTAGTTACGTTTAAGACTGGAGGAAGTCCAGAAGGAATATTTAATTCTAATGGAATTGTTACTAGTGAGAAAAACAGTCATGAACTATATGAGGCGATAAAAACGATTTTTAATGATAAGGATCAAGTCAATGTTCAAATGTTAGCTGAAAATATTGACAAGTATATACTATTTAAAAAATACATCGATCTATATAAAAGAATTATTAATATATAG
- a CDS encoding glycosyltransferase family 4 protein has translation MKIVFISNFMNHHQLPLCLELKKNSSSFTFFQTDEFVPNERIKMGYDDYLTKYDFVKVIKKSEYSLIIKEIDEADILIVGGTNIDKKLLKERIKNKKIIYRYSERVFKHSNIKTPIKNILKKIYYKFKLTRESNSNSFLLCSSAYTALDYNKMGLYKKKYLKWGYFPYVDDSGITKSFDNQIKFLWVGRFISWKRPLMAIKAIENLVKNGFNVSLCLIGNGDLVEECKEYTIKNNLQNFISFVGNIHHSEVLEYYKEANAFLFTSDFNEGWGAVLNEAMGMGCIPIASHAAGSTRFLIDNGKNGYIFNSDSKEDLNNKLFQFLEKENKDKLIMSKEARNTILKNWNYREAANRLLDFSAEKNIYENGPISRAELIKEKI, from the coding sequence ATGAAAATAGTTTTTATATCAAATTTTATGAATCATCATCAGTTACCCCTTTGTCTTGAACTGAAAAAAAATTCTAGTAGCTTTACTTTTTTTCAGACTGATGAATTCGTTCCGAATGAGCGTATTAAGATGGGGTATGATGATTACTTAACAAAATATGATTTTGTGAAGGTAATTAAAAAGAGTGAATATAGTTTAATAATAAAGGAAATAGATGAAGCAGATATATTAATTGTAGGCGGGACAAATATTGATAAAAAACTTTTAAAAGAAAGAATAAAGAATAAAAAAATCATATATCGTTATTCAGAGAGAGTTTTTAAACATTCAAATATTAAAACGCCAATTAAGAACATACTAAAGAAAATCTATTATAAGTTTAAACTTACGAGAGAAAGTAACTCAAATTCATTTCTCTTATGCTCAAGTGCTTATACAGCTTTAGATTATAATAAAATGGGATTATATAAAAAAAAATACTTGAAATGGGGCTATTTTCCTTATGTTGATGATTCTGGAATAACCAAAAGTTTTGATAATCAAATAAAATTTCTTTGGGTTGGAAGATTTATTTCATGGAAAAGACCTTTAATGGCAATAAAAGCTATTGAAAATCTTGTTAAGAATGGATTTAATGTTTCGTTATGTTTAATCGGTAATGGAGATTTAGTTGAAGAGTGTAAAGAATATACTATAAAGAATAATCTACAAAATTTTATCTCATTTGTTGGAAATATACATCACTCAGAAGTTTTAGAATACTATAAAGAAGCAAATGCATTTCTTTTTACAAGTGATTTTAATGAAGGCTGGGGAGCTGTGCTTAACGAAGCTATGGGTATGGGTTGTATACCAATTGCCTCTCATGCAGCTGGATCGACAAGATTTCTAATTGATAATGGTAAAAATGGATATATATTTAATTCAGATAGCAAGGAAGACTTAAATAATAAGTTGTTTCAATTTTTAGAGAAAGAAAATAAAGATAAGCTAATAATGTCTAAAGAAGCAAGAAATACGATCTTAAAAAATTGGAATTACAGAGAAGCGGCAAACAGACTTTTAGATTTTAGTGCAGAAAAAAATATATATGAAAATGGTCCAATTAGTAGAGCTGAATTGATTAAAGAAAAAATTTAG
- a CDS encoding glycosyltransferase family protein, with the protein MSKILIITSTINPIPDANGLIALNLKEELTKFDNQVVLVGVSDSNRFGLGDHLISQSKYASKEKSAVKRVIKKIGRLISNGVNYKKFPSFDLEQNKKVYMKIDELNKENKFDIIISLYKPYSNIAALIDFKEKHQDIIACAYFLDFIHDTRKPFFLGKKAWNKLIHGANSKVINKLDITYYGYNSMEYLKKNMSENEYKKICFLEIPSYRKNVNEITEVKSINLEKSIRIIFAGTLNKKIRNPIKAFKILKDFSIKTKTQINVELYGNTMRVDYKKYNNDFFSIKSLPSINSDEVYKKYLEADILLNIGNNGVTNAIPSKIFELFSTYKPIINFVNNKEDNSLKYFNKYPSVLNIDVNQKVELKRINDFIKCFSNEQSIKKEVDQEFYKNSIENVAKIINERIKGIN; encoded by the coding sequence ATGAGTAAAATATTGATAATAACTTCAACTATTAATCCAATTCCTGATGCCAATGGCCTAATAGCATTGAATCTTAAAGAAGAGTTGACAAAGTTTGATAATCAAGTTGTACTAGTTGGTGTTAGTGATTCAAATAGGTTTGGTCTTGGAGATCATTTGATTTCTCAAAGTAAGTATGCAAGTAAGGAAAAAAGTGCAGTTAAAAGAGTAATAAAAAAAATAGGGAGATTAATTAGTAATGGTGTTAATTATAAGAAATTTCCTTCATTTGATTTAGAACAAAATAAAAAAGTATATATGAAAATAGATGAATTGAATAAAGAGAATAAATTTGATATTATTATTTCACTATACAAACCATATAGTAATATTGCTGCATTAATTGATTTTAAAGAAAAACATCAAGATATCATAGCATGTGCATATTTCTTGGACTTTATACATGATACTAGAAAACCATTTTTTTTAGGTAAAAAGGCATGGAACAAACTAATACACGGAGCTAATTCTAAAGTTATTAACAAACTTGATATAACTTATTATGGATATAATTCTATGGAATATCTCAAAAAAAATATGAGTGAGAATGAATATAAAAAAATTTGTTTTCTTGAAATACCATCATATAGAAAAAATGTTAATGAAATTACTGAAGTAAAAAGTATAAACTTGGAGAAAAGTATTAGAATTATTTTTGCCGGAACATTAAACAAAAAAATAAGAAATCCAATAAAAGCTTTTAAAATTTTAAAAGACTTTAGCATTAAAACAAAAACACAAATCAATGTTGAATTGTACGGTAATACTATGAGAGTAGATTATAAAAAGTATAATAATGATTTTTTTTCTATAAAATCACTTCCAAGTATAAATAGTGATGAGGTTTATAAGAAATATCTTGAAGCAGATATATTGTTAAATATCGGTAACAACGGAGTTACAAATGCTATTCCAAGCAAAATTTTCGAACTCTTTAGCACGTATAAACCAATAATTAATTTTGTAAATAACAAAGAAGATAATTCATTAAAATACTTCAATAAATATCCTAGTGTATTAAATATTGATGTTAATCAAAAAGTTGAATTAAAAAGAATAAATGATTTTATTAAGTGTTTCAGTAATGAACAAAGTATAAAAAAAGAAGTTGACCAAGAATTTTATAAAAATTCCATAGAAAATGTTGCTAAAATAATAAATGAGAGAATAAAGGGTATTAATTAA